The genomic segment GTAAAAAGCCCGCCTTTAAATAGGCGGGTTGTGATGGAAGAAGTGATGTTTTTCAGTATGCAACATATCTCCGATAAATTCAACATAAGCATAAATGAGATAGCAAGCTGATACAACGCCTAGCATAGCAATCAACAACTCAAATAAGGTAGATAAAGACATGATTGAACCTCCTCTCCTTATCAAGCAAAAGCATTTTTCGTCATCTAGCTAGCAAATTTGTTCCTGTGCTTCCATCCTTTCTAGCTAAGCTAGATATTTCACTTATATTATACCAAAGTCAGGAATTAAGGACAATAGAAATTAGCTTTCCCAATGATTTTTCCCTATTGCAGTAGCTCTGTCAGTACACTGACTGCACTGAGTGCGTAAAGCGGAGCTGTTTCTGTCCGCAGGATACGTGGGCCTAGCCCTATAAGTATAGCTCCTACCTCTTCCAATGTAGCAATTTCTGCTGGAGACAGGCCACCTTCTGGACCAAAAATAAATAAAATCCGACTTCCTTTTTTGAGTTCTGTCACAGCCTTGACCAAAGCAGCAGACTCTCCCTCTTTAGCAGATTCCTCATAAGCTACAATAACACGGTCAAACTGGCTCAAACAATCTAAAAAATCAATTTTCTTCTCGAAAAGTCGAACTTCTGGTACCCAATTGCGTTTGCTCTGCTCTGCCGCTCCCAAAACAATCGTCTCTAGTTTGTCTGCTTTTTTAGCAAGTTTCTTACCGTCCCACTTGGCAACAGACCAGTCGGCCGGAAAGGCCCAGATAGCAGCTGCCCCCAGTTCCGTCGTTTTCTGAGCTACCCATTCCAGCTTGTCTCCTTTGGGAAAGCCAGAAGCAATCGTCACATGAATCGGCAGCTCCGCGTTGTCTGGTAAATCTTCTACCAGATTCAGCACATGGCGCTCTCTATCTGCAACTCTTGCTAGGCGTTTAATACCATCCTCAAAAACCAGTACTACCTCATCATCTTCTACCAAACGCATAACAGAAAACATATGCTTCACTGTATCCTTGTCCCTCACAGTCAGTGGGGATTGGACGACTCCCTTGATAAAATACTGCTGCATTTAGCCTCCTATCACGCCGGAAATATCCTGTGTTTTCTTAAATACACAAGCATTCCATTCGCCCTGAATCATATGTGTTTCCATGAAAAATCCTGCCGCTTCCGCTGACTCGCGCACCATTTCCCACTTCTCAGAAATAATCCCACTCATAATCAGATAGCCTTCATTCTTGAGCAAGCGGTATGCATCATCAGTTAGATTTACCAGAATATCCGCTAAAATATTGGCTACAATGACATTCGCTTTAATATCCACACCCCGCAAGAGATCGCCAGTAGCTACCTGAATATTCTCCATATTTGCATTCAGTTCAATATTCTCCTGCGCCACACGTACAGCTATTTCGTCTAAATCATACGCATAAATCTTTTTTGCACCCAAGAGTGAGCTTGCTATAGAAAGGACTCCACTACCTGTCCCTACATCCAGCACCGTCTCACCACCTCGTAGTACTTGTTCTAAGGCAAAGAGACTCATCTTGGTCGTCGGGTGAGTGCCTGTACCGAAGGCCATGCCGGGGTCCAGCTTGATGATCTTCTCACCAGCTGTCGCCTCATAATCCGTCCAAGACGGCACAATGGTCAAGTCATGGGTAATTCGAGCTGGTTCAAAATATTTTTTCCAATTGTCCGCCCAGTCTTCCTCAGCCAGTTCCTGCCGAGTCAGCTGAATATCTCCCGTCTCTAATCCGAAGTCATCTAGCTCAGCCAGTCGCTCATTGGCCTTGGCTGCAACAGCCTCTATATCCACCGAATCTGGGTAGTAGCCAGTAATCTTGACCCGCTCGCTCTGCTCAACTTCTGGAAAAAGCTCACCATACTGGTCGACCTGCCCCAGATAATCTGCGCTGTCATCAATAGCCACGCCCTGACTGCCCAGCTCAATCAGAATATTAGAGGCTGCTTCTTCCGCCTCCCGCTTCACTTCAATCGTTAATTCCTGCCAAGTGTCCATCATTAAGATACCATGCCCGTAAAACACAAATCCAAAACAGGAAATTCTCTGACGACGTTTGCGTCTAAGAGAACTTTATCTTTTTGCCACAGTGTTTAGGGCGGGTTCAGTTTAGAAATTTAACTGAACAATCCTTTCTTTGTTTATTTCATTGTCTTCGTCATATAGACCATATCCATGCCCTCTTTTTCGGGCTCCGTATGGGTCTGATGATAGCCGTTTTTCTCATAAAAAGCCACCATGCCTTTATCCTGGAAAACCGTACACAAATCCCATTTCATAATGGTAGAGAACGTCTCCTCTATCAGACCAAGCCCCTCAGAGCCATATCCTTTATTCTGGTGCTCTGGCAAAATCGCCACTGTCCCAATCCAGCCTGCTGTCTGTTCATCATTTGTATTCAAGCGAATAAAGCCCAGAATCTTCTCATCGTCTTTGACAAAATAATAAAAACTATTGGGCCGCTCGACCAGCTTCCAGCGAATCCGCTCTCGCTCCTCCAGATAGGGGTCGTATTGATCCTGATATTTCTCATAAACCGCCTTAAAACTAGCTCGCTGAATGGCAATAATAGTCTCTAAATCCTCAGCTCCTGCCCGCTCAATATGAATCATGCTCGTACCTCCAAATAATCTCTCAACCTGTCCTGCAGCTGCGGAATAACCTTTTTATCTGATAAGAACCGGCTCACATCCATCATCTGATAAGCCTGTCCCTCATCGCCAAAGACGATGCTGGCACATTCTTCCTGAGTGATGGTTCCCACCATAAAAATAGAGGTTTTGTCAGGATCAAGCATTCCTTGATATTCCTTAACCCAGAGAATATCCGCTTCTTCAAGCTTCAAACCAAGCTCTTCTAAAACTTCTCTTTGGACACATTCAAAAGGAGTCTCCTCACCCTCGCGGCCACCGCCCGGCAACTCCCACATATTGGGCCAAGGAATGGTTGGAATATCGTCTCGCAAGATAGTCAGCAGCTTATCATCACATATCAAGGCAATCTTGCAGCCAGAAAATTCCATCTGTTTTTGCAGTAAATCTAGTCCTTCTGCATTTTCCATAAGCACCTCCTAGTACCTCGGATATGAATAAAATTCTGTCTCAGTCAAATCTGCTCTGGCTTTTTCAAAAGCTTTATTATTCCAGACAATTTCAAATTCCTCTGCCGCTGGATTTGCCAGAAAATCCATGAGAGCATCTAATCCCTCTTCGGCTGTCTGCTTCAAAAAATCCACAAAGTAGGTCAAGAATTCACGAGACAAACCTTTTTTTGGCTCGTAAGGAACAACTGTTAGATAATCCTCTGTTTCAAAGTGAGACTTAGCAGGATTATAAAAGAGAACGCTTTCTTCAAAGAAAATATCTTCTGTGCTACTTTCTCCATCCACATCTAACAGTTCGATGCCATTTGCATTTTGTACTTCTAAGAGAAAGGACACTTCTACGGCATGATTCTTCTTATCCCAGTTTATCTCATAGTCAAATGGAAAGCATTGCCTCATTTCTTCATTTAATATATCCAAAAATCCATATTTAACCATAGCCAGCCTCTCTCCAATCCTTTAAAATGTGTTAAAATAGATACAACTATAGTAACATAAATCAGAACAGTTGAAAAGAATACCAGTAAGGAGGAAAATGTATGCCAGAAAATTTAGCTATCCGCATGCGACCTAAAAATATTGATCAGGTCATCGGTCAGAAACATCTGGTCGGCGAAGGAAAAATTATTCGTCGCATGGTGGAAGCCAATCGTCTGTCTTCTATGATTCTCTACGGACCGCCCGGCATCGGTAAGACTTCCATTGCTTCTGCCATCGCTGGTACTACAAAATTTGCTTTTCGGACCTTTAATGCTACCGTTGATAGTAAGAAGCGTCTGCAAGAGATTGCAGAAGAAGCCAAGTTCTCTGGTGGTTTGGTGCTACTTTTAGATGAGATTCACCGCTTGGATAAGACAAAGCAGGACTTCCTCCTCCCTCTGTTAGAAAACGGTCTAATCATCATGATTGGTGCCACAACAGAAAATCCTTTTTTCTCCGTCACTCCCGCTATTCGCAGCCGGGTACAGATTTTCGAGCTGGAGCCTCTGACAAATGACGATATTAAACAAGCTATTCAAACAGCCTTGGCAGACACCGAACGAGGCTTTGCTTTTCCTGTCCAATTAGATGATGACGCACTGGACTTCATTGCCACTTCCACGAATGGAGATCTACGCTCAGCCTTTAATTCTCTAGATTTAGCAGTCCTCTCTACCTCAGCGGATAATTCAGGCGTTCGCCATATCACTCTGGATATTATGGAAAACAGCCTACAAAAGAGCTACATCACTATGGACAAGGACGGGGATGGTCACTATGACGTCCTGTCCGCCTTACAGAAGTCTATTCGGGGGTCTGATGTCAATGCCAGTCTCCATTATGCAGCTCGCTTGATTGAAGCTGGAGACCTTCCCAGCCTCGCACGACGCCTGACGGTCATTGCTTATGAAGACATTGGTTTGGCAAATCCCGATGCTCAGATTCATACAGTGACCGCACTTGAAGCCGCTCAAAAAATTGGGTTCCCAGAAGCTCGCATCCTCATTGCCAACATTGTCATTGACCTAGCACTTTCTCCTAAGTCCAACTCGGCCTACGTAGCCATAGACAAAGCACTCTCTGACTTGCGCCAGAACGGAAATCTCGCTATCCCTCGCCATCTACGAGATGGTCACTACGCTGGCAGTAAGGAGCTGGGAAATGCGCAGGATTACAAATATCCACATAACTATCCTGGTAATTGGGTACAGCAAAACTACCTTCCTGAAAAAATAAAAAATGCCGATTATTTCACTCCAAATGAAAATGGAAAGTACGAACGAGCCCTTGGCATGACTAAAAATAAGATTGATCAATTAAAAAATAACTAAAAAATCATGGTATCGTTTGCAAAAAATCAATTTTTTCTCTTGAATTTTTCAAAAATTGTGGTATTATAATTATAGAAACGCTGTGGTGTACGACTTCACACTTAAGTGTTGACCGACTATTTTTTGTATTATTAGGGAAACAAAAGACTTCTAACAGCTTGCAGGCCGTTTCACGCGGAAGCAGCTTCAGTTAGAGCGAGTTGCCCACCTGCTTAATTGCGCGGGTTCAATACAAATCGTGAAGGTCCGGCACCAATACAGCTTTTTCTGTTGCCTCCTTAGCTCAGTTGGTAGAGCAGTGGACTCTTAATCCATGGGTCACAGGTTCGAGCCCTGTAGGGGGCATCTAAATCAACAGGAAAAAGCCTTGAGTTACAAGGCTTTTTTGCTTGTCTATAACTGATTTGCCCCATCATTTGCCCCACATTTTTTTATGAGCAATCTTTCCAGACATCTCTAATTTGATTAAATTCCTCAAAAATTTTCTCTTCTAAGGTATGTCCATACACTTCTACTAACATTGAAATATCTCTATGCCCTAGAATTTTTGCAATAACTCCAAGGTCAAATCCTTTGTGCCAGAGGTAGCTTCCATAGGTATGACGTGCTCCTTTTGTCGTGATAATTGGATAAATATCTAATTCATTTAAAAGAACACTCAAAGCTTTATTGACACTTGCAATGTCTGGTACCAAGTGAATATATCCATAATGCTGAAAAATCATTTTATACCTATTCTTGATTCCTAGCTCTTTATTAGCCTTCTCCTGTTCAATTTTTAGGACTTGTAATATCTTAATACATTCTTCGTCTATCGGTACCATCCGAATAGACGTTTTGTTTTTTGGAGGGACAAATTTATGAGAAAGGGTATTAAACCTCCTATATGTTTTTAACAGTCCTCTGTCAAAGTCAACTTCATTCCAAGTTAACGCTATTAACTCTCCAAACCTCATGCCTGTTTTTAATAGAAAATAGATGATATACGGAACAATTGAACGTTGGTAATCAAATTTTCTCTTTACTGCTAAAAGTAAATCCAGATAGTCCTTTTCTGTATGTAAATATTTCTCTTCTGTCATCTGTTGTTCTTTGGATGAAAATAACTCGACATGTTGTGTAAAATCATCTATTAGAACTTTGTCAGCAATTGCCATTTGGATGCTCTGATGAATCCCAGTATTCAATCTACCAAGAAAATTTCTACCAACTGTTTGTCCATACTTATTCATAATTCTTTGGTATTCACTCGCACGAATTTGAGTGACTTTTTTATTTCCAAATAATCTTTCAATTGTGTTTTTACGGAGAAGATATTTTTTCTTTGTCTCTTCCGACCTACTACTCGGTAGAATTTTTAGTTCAAGCCATTCTTGATACAG from the Streptococcus constellatus subsp. constellatus genome contains:
- a CDS encoding 16S rRNA (uracil(1498)-N(3))-methyltransferase; protein product: MQQYFIKGVVQSPLTVRDKDTVKHMFSVMRLVEDDEVVLVFEDGIKRLARVADRERHVLNLVEDLPDNAELPIHVTIASGFPKGDKLEWVAQKTTELGAAAIWAFPADWSVAKWDGKKLAKKADKLETIVLGAAEQSKRNWVPEVRLFEKKIDFLDCLSQFDRVIVAYEESAKEGESAALVKAVTELKKGSRILFIFGPEGGLSPAEIATLEEVGAILIGLGPRILRTETAPLYALSAVSVLTELLQ
- the prmA gene encoding 50S ribosomal protein L11 methyltransferase — encoded protein: MDTWQELTIEVKREAEEAASNILIELGSQGVAIDDSADYLGQVDQYGELFPEVEQSERVKITGYYPDSVDIEAVAAKANERLAELDDFGLETGDIQLTRQELAEEDWADNWKKYFEPARITHDLTIVPSWTDYEATAGEKIIKLDPGMAFGTGTHPTTKMSLFALEQVLRGGETVLDVGTGSGVLSIASSLLGAKKIYAYDLDEIAVRVAQENIELNANMENIQVATGDLLRGVDIKANVIVANILADILVNLTDDAYRLLKNEGYLIMSGIISEKWEMVRESAEAAGFFMETHMIQGEWNACVFKKTQDISGVIGG
- a CDS encoding GNAT family N-acetyltransferase; its protein translation is MIHIERAGAEDLETIIAIQRASFKAVYEKYQDQYDPYLEERERIRWKLVERPNSFYYFVKDDEKILGFIRLNTNDEQTAGWIGTVAILPEHQNKGYGSEGLGLIEETFSTIMKWDLCTVFQDKGMVAFYEKNGYHQTHTEPEKEGMDMVYMTKTMK
- a CDS encoding NUDIX hydrolase — its product is MENAEGLDLLQKQMEFSGCKIALICDDKLLTILRDDIPTIPWPNMWELPGGGREGEETPFECVQREVLEELGLKLEEADILWVKEYQGMLDPDKTSIFMVGTITQEECASIVFGDEGQAYQMMDVSRFLSDKKVIPQLQDRLRDYLEVRA
- a CDS encoding DUF3013 family protein; translated protein: MVKYGFLDILNEEMRQCFPFDYEINWDKKNHAVEVSFLLEVQNANGIELLDVDGESSTEDIFFEESVLFYNPAKSHFETEDYLTVVPYEPKKGLSREFLTYFVDFLKQTAEEGLDALMDFLANPAAEEFEIVWNNKAFEKARADLTETEFYSYPRY
- a CDS encoding replication-associated recombination protein A; translated protein: MPENLAIRMRPKNIDQVIGQKHLVGEGKIIRRMVEANRLSSMILYGPPGIGKTSIASAIAGTTKFAFRTFNATVDSKKRLQEIAEEAKFSGGLVLLLDEIHRLDKTKQDFLLPLLENGLIIMIGATTENPFFSVTPAIRSRVQIFELEPLTNDDIKQAIQTALADTERGFAFPVQLDDDALDFIATSTNGDLRSAFNSLDLAVLSTSADNSGVRHITLDIMENSLQKSYITMDKDGDGHYDVLSALQKSIRGSDVNASLHYAARLIEAGDLPSLARRLTVIAYEDIGLANPDAQIHTVTALEAAQKIGFPEARILIANIVIDLALSPKSNSAYVAIDKALSDLRQNGNLAIPRHLRDGHYAGSKELGNAQDYKYPHNYPGNWVQQNYLPEKIKNADYFTPNENGKYERALGMTKNKIDQLKNN
- a CDS encoding site-specific integrase; protein product: MASVRYRKRGDSNLWTYEIRSEGKTVAHNSGFKTKKLAESEAEPILQELRLGKRISRDISLVDLYQEWLELKILPSSRSEETKKKYLLRKNTIERLFGNKKVTQIRASEYQRIMNKYGQTVGRNFLGRLNTGIHQSIQMAIADKVLIDDFTQHVELFSSKEQQMTEEKYLHTEKDYLDLLLAVKRKFDYQRSIVPYIIYFLLKTGMRFGELIALTWNEVDFDRGLLKTYRRFNTLSHKFVPPKNKTSIRMVPIDEECIKILQVLKIEQEKANKELGIKNRYKMIFQHYGYIHLVPDIASVNKALSVLLNELDIYPIITTKGARHTYGSYLWHKGFDLGVIAKILGHRDISMLVEVYGHTLEEKIFEEFNQIRDVWKDCS